Proteins found in one Spirochaetota bacterium genomic segment:
- a CDS encoding TetR/AcrR family transcriptional regulator, which translates to MAKDTVQSPKRGKTIDLLREKERAARRSLIVDAAERVFAARSFGEVTMRHIAREAGVSPALIYRHFPDQQSLFVEAFLRGADVIIGELGRIAAKAGANGALEDAAERFVRYLCDNDQYFRMMTHFMLDGSLGPGLVERLNAAERALLDRFDELFGAAWKKRTTRLASHALFAALNGVLITFRNYPGRSPREVRRHMRTLARMLASALRDSARKA; encoded by the coding sequence GTGGCGAAGGATACGGTTCAATCGCCGAAGCGCGGAAAGACGATCGATCTGCTGCGCGAGAAGGAACGCGCGGCGCGCCGCTCGCTCATCGTCGACGCCGCCGAGCGCGTATTCGCCGCCAGGTCCTTCGGCGAGGTGACGATGCGCCATATCGCGCGCGAGGCCGGGGTGTCTCCCGCGCTCATTTACCGGCACTTCCCCGACCAGCAGTCCCTCTTCGTCGAGGCATTTCTGCGGGGCGCAGATGTTATCATCGGCGAGCTCGGGCGCATCGCCGCGAAGGCCGGCGCTAATGGCGCGCTTGAAGATGCCGCCGAGCGTTTCGTCCGCTACCTCTGCGACAACGACCAGTACTTCCGAATGATGACGCACTTCATGCTCGACGGTTCGCTTGGGCCCGGGCTTGTCGAGCGGCTCAACGCGGCCGAGCGAGCGCTCCTGGACCGATTCGACGAGCTTTTCGGCGCAGCATGGAAAAAGCGCACGACGCGGCTTGCCTCCCACGCGCTTTTCGCCGCGCTCAACGGCGTGCTCATCACCTTCAGGAATTACCCCGGCCGATCGCCGCGCGAGGTGCGCCGCCACATGAGAACGCTCGCGCGCATGCTCGCGTCGGCGCTGCGCGACTCGGCGAGGAAGGCGTGA
- a CDS encoding penicillin acylase family protein → MRKKRYKNKPPMTLLAALFAVCALMLFAPDPGTTAPPDPATKHGVRILRDIRGAPHVFGKKDTDAAFGLAYAHAEDDFRTMQLIMMAISGRLASVLGPGGAGNDYLVHLIRLRDTVDAKYHTDLDPQARAARRKTPTNPMHRPIIAYRSMKSRSSKNSTAGARSSATKSPRAS, encoded by the coding sequence GTGCGAAAGAAACGATATAAAAACAAACCACCTATGACACTCCTCGCCGCTTTGTTTGCTGTTTGTGCGCTCATGCTTTTCGCGCCAGACCCGGGCACGACCGCCCCGCCGGACCCGGCCACAAAGCACGGCGTCCGGATCCTTCGCGACATCCGGGGCGCGCCGCACGTCTTCGGTAAAAAGGACACCGACGCGGCCTTCGGCCTGGCCTACGCGCATGCCGAGGACGACTTCCGAACCATGCAGCTTATCATGATGGCGATCAGCGGCCGCCTTGCGAGCGTGCTCGGGCCCGGAGGCGCCGGTAACGACTACCTCGTGCATCTGATCCGGCTGCGGGACACGGTCGACGCGAAATACCATACCGATCTCGATCCACAAGCGCGCGCTGCGAGGAGAAAGACGCCGACAAACCCGATGCACCGGCCCATCATCGCATACCGTTCGATGAAGTCCAGAAGTTCTAAAAACTCAACTGCCGGCGCCCGGAGCAGTGCCACTAAAAGTCCAAGGGCCTCTTGA
- a CDS encoding UxaA family hydrolase: MATFKGYERPEGPAGIRNHVAVLPSVACANGVVAAIARAVPEAVPMYHGHGCGRGGADLEIHQRTLVNLGKNPNVAAVLVVGLGCEVLRAEGLALGISLSKKPVEYFYIQNEGGSRRAAAKGVEIVKRMLAEAAKQKRREFPLSEIRLGLECGGSDSFSGVTANPAVGLAADWLVSEGGTVILTETTEMIGTSHILERRAKDAAIARGISERIAAQEKRTHEILGPLASYVIAPGNMDGGMSSIREKSLGCIIKAGNTTINQVLNYAEIPSEKGLVIMDGPGYDIESMTGIAAAGCQAMIFTTGRGNPIGYPVVPVIKVASTSQLFEKMEDDMDVNAGRILEGRLLCEVGDELKALLRRVLDGEKTRAEINQQDGIICMYTLNPSF; encoded by the coding sequence ATGGCGACATTCAAAGGATACGAACGCCCCGAAGGCCCGGCGGGCATACGAAATCATGTTGCGGTGCTGCCCTCCGTGGCCTGCGCCAACGGCGTGGTGGCCGCAATCGCGCGCGCGGTGCCGGAGGCGGTGCCGATGTATCACGGTCACGGTTGCGGGCGGGGAGGCGCGGACCTGGAAATCCACCAGCGCACCCTCGTCAACCTGGGGAAGAACCCGAATGTTGCGGCGGTGCTGGTGGTGGGCCTGGGATGCGAAGTGCTGCGCGCGGAAGGCCTGGCGCTGGGTATCTCGCTTTCCAAAAAGCCGGTGGAATATTTTTACATTCAAAACGAGGGCGGCTCGCGAAGGGCCGCCGCGAAGGGCGTCGAAATAGTAAAGCGCATGCTCGCGGAGGCCGCGAAGCAGAAGCGCAGGGAGTTCCCGCTTTCCGAAATCAGGCTGGGCCTGGAGTGCGGGGGTTCGGACTCGTTTTCGGGAGTCACGGCCAACCCGGCCGTCGGCCTTGCCGCGGACTGGCTGGTTTCCGAGGGAGGCACAGTCATCCTTACCGAAACGACCGAGATGATCGGAACGAGCCACATCCTTGAGCGGAGGGCGAAGGACGCGGCGATCGCGCGGGGCATCAGCGAGCGCATCGCGGCGCAGGAGAAGCGCACGCACGAAATTCTGGGGCCCCTGGCCTCGTATGTGATCGCGCCCGGAAATATGGACGGCGGCATGAGCTCGATCCGCGAGAAGTCTCTGGGATGCATCATTAAAGCGGGAAACACCACGATCAATCAGGTGCTCAACTACGCCGAGATACCCTCCGAGAAGGGCCTGGTTATAATGGACGGCCCCGGCTACGACATCGAGTCGATGACCGGCATCGCCGCGGCGGGCTGCCAGGCGATGATCTTCACGACGGGGCGCGGCAATCCGATCGGCTACCCGGTTGTGCCTGTGATCAAGGTCGCGAGCACCAGCCAGCTGTTTGAAAAGATGGAAGACGACATGGACGTAAACGCCGGCAGGATTCTCGAGGGCAGACTGCTTTGCGAAGTAGGGGACGAGCTGAAGGCCCTTTTGCGCAGGGTGCTCGACGGCGAAAAAACCAGGGCCGAGATAAACCAGCAGGACGGGATAATCTGCATGTACACACTTAACCCGTCATTCTAA
- a CDS encoding UxaA family hydrolase, giving the protein MKSNVVIINEKDNVAIALEDIAAGSAASLPDGAEIRAHSDVPYSHKIALSDLSPGDEIVKYGEVIGNAKETIRKGEWVHTHNLEIRD; this is encoded by the coding sequence ATGAAATCCAATGTCGTCATCATCAACGAAAAGGACAACGTCGCGATCGCCCTTGAGGACATCGCAGCGGGAAGCGCCGCGAGCCTCCCGGACGGCGCCGAGATACGGGCGCATAGCGACGTGCCCTACAGCCACAAGATCGCGCTCTCCGACCTTTCGCCGGGCGACGAAATCGTCAAATACGGCGAGGTGATCGGCAACGCGAAGGAAACGATACGAAAGGGCGAGTGGGTGCACACGCACAACCTCGAGATAAGGGACTGA